The genomic interval GCGACCTGGGCACCGGCGTCGCCTCCTACTACGGCGCGCGCTTCGCCGGCCGGCCCACCGCCAGCGGAGAGCGGTTCGACCCCTCCGACCTCACCGCCGCGCATCGGACCCTGCCCTTCGGCAGCCGCGTCAGGGTGACGAACCCGCGCAACGGCAACTCCGTCATCGTGCGCATCAACGACCGCGGCCCGTTCCACGGCGGGCGGGTGATCGACCTGTCGCGCAGCGCGGCGGAGCAGGTGGGCATCGTGCGCGCCGGCAGCGGATCGGTGAAGCTGGAGCTGATCACGAGCTGACGGGCCGCGGGGCGCAGGCCTCGCCCGCCGCCTCGGCTTCCGCCTCCGCTTCCGCCTCTCCGGGTCCGGGCTGCACGTCCGCCTCCCCGGCCTCCTCCAGCGCCGTCTCGAGCGCGTCCCACCCGGTGACCAGCCACCACTCGGCCAGCCCCGCCTCCCAGGCGTGGAGCTGCACCATCTCCAGCACCAGGCGGTCGTCGAACCCGTCGGCGAGTTCGTCCAGGGTCGGCGCATCGGCGGGGCGGGCGGCGGCCGCGCGGTCGAGCCGGTAGCCGATCCACTGGCAGTCGGCATGCGTCAGCCTGGCGTCCGGATCGTCGCACGCGCCGCCGCAGTCGGGGCAAGGTGGCACAGGTGTGACAGGGTCCTGAGCACAGTCCGCGCCCCCGTCCCGCGCGCCCGCCGCGGCGCCCTCCCCCGCATCGCCCGCACCGTCCCCGACCTCCGCACCCACCGCACCGTCCGCCGGAGCCGCCAGCGCCTCGGCCGGGTCCTGCCCGGCGTGGAGCGCCTCGACCACGTCGTCGAGCCGGGCGAGCGTGTCGGCCAGATCGGCCCGCTCCGCCATCCGGTCGAGCCGCGCCAGGTGGGCGAGCAGCAGCCGCGCGTCGTAGCGGCGGCGCGAGCCGACCTCCTCCCCGTGGTAGAACACCTTTTCCTCCACCCCGTTGATCGCCCGGTCCGCCAGCTCGCTTTCGGCATGGACCCGCGCCGCCACCAGCGCCGCATCCCACGCCCGGGCGAAGCCTGTCACCCGCCGCCGCGCCCGGTACGCCGTCTGCCGCGCCACCCCGGCGCGCGAACAGGCGATGGAGACGTTG from Aurantiacibacter spongiae carries:
- a CDS encoding septal ring lytic transglycosylase RlpA family protein encodes the protein MDGNTTIGAARRSLAAFAVVAALAATGAGHAESATKAQVEFVSTADADGAPTRHGAIFVPSEQAQFEEAFSAFDTPADVDLPDHAVDLDTIEPAEPATRDLGTGVASYYGARFAGRPTASGERFDPSDLTAAHRTLPFGSRVRVTNPRNGNSVIVRINDRGPFHGGRVIDLSRSAAEQVGIVRAGSGSVKLELITS